The Planococcus donghaensis genome contains a region encoding:
- the mreBH gene encoding rod-share determining protein MreBH, with protein sequence MFSATAIGIDLGTANILVYTKEKGIIINEPSMVALDAKTRAVLAIGNEAKAMLGKAPDSILIVRPLKDGVIADFDVTRELLTIVMQRALKELGSAFRKPTVMVCTPSGATKVERREIHDAVKKSGAKSVHLIEETVAAAIGANLPISEPVASVIVDIGGGTTEVGIISFGGVVSSNTVKVAGDRMDEDIIHYVRKQYNVLIGERTAENIKKEIGYAPISHEVEKMDIRGRDIMTGLPKTITLSSLETQDALKESLSAILECIRATLENCPAELSGDMVDQGVVISGGGALLKGLQEWLSKEISVPVHIAPQPLESVAIGTGLSLGMIKQLEKMSR encoded by the coding sequence ATGTTTTCTGCAACAGCTATTGGTATTGATTTAGGAACTGCAAATATATTAGTTTATACAAAAGAAAAAGGCATTATTATAAATGAACCTTCGATGGTTGCCCTAGATGCAAAGACACGTGCAGTTTTAGCTATTGGCAATGAAGCAAAAGCAATGCTTGGAAAAGCTCCAGATTCCATCCTTATTGTTCGTCCGTTAAAAGATGGCGTAATCGCAGACTTCGATGTAACAAGAGAATTATTGACCATTGTTATGCAAAGAGCCTTGAAAGAACTTGGGAGTGCTTTTCGGAAACCTACCGTTATGGTTTGTACACCATCCGGAGCCACTAAAGTTGAACGTCGTGAAATTCACGATGCAGTCAAAAAAAGCGGCGCTAAAAGCGTTCACTTGATTGAAGAAACGGTTGCAGCTGCAATCGGCGCAAATTTGCCAATTAGTGAACCTGTTGCAAGTGTTATTGTTGATATCGGTGGTGGTACGACAGAAGTCGGCATCATCTCTTTTGGTGGAGTCGTGTCATCAAACACGGTTAAAGTAGCTGGCGATCGCATGGATGAAGACATTATTCATTATGTTCGAAAACAATACAATGTTTTAATCGGTGAACGCACCGCCGAAAATATCAAAAAAGAAATTGGTTATGCACCGATTTCACATGAAGTCGAAAAGATGGACATACGTGGACGTGACATTATGACGGGCCTACCTAAAACAATTACTTTAAGTTCACTTGAAACACAAGACGCGCTGAAAGAATCGTTATCTGCCATTCTTGAGTGCATTCGTGCCACGCTGGAAAATTGTCCAGCTGAGTTGTCTGGGGACATGGTGGACCAAGGAGTAGTGATTTCCGGTGGCGGTGCCTTACTAAAAGGTTTGCAAGAATGGCTGTCAAAAGAAATTTCAGTACCAGTTCACATCGCACCTCAGCCATTAGAATCTGTGGCTATTGGAACTGGATTATCACTTGGCATGATCAAGCAATTAGAAAAGATGTCACGGTAA
- a CDS encoding DinB family protein: MDKDKLFSYHKWAAIACLQHVQNVGEEFYSKEGANSFASIQETTEHVLGVEKLWLLRMSGVTNPTFEHFDVETTAKAIEAYVLLHEEMERFFSSRTDQQWEETLHYRNMRGDKFSTTREEMLFTFVNHASYHRGQVTSLLRQFGKEGIALDYIYFQKENR; encoded by the coding sequence ATGGATAAAGATAAATTATTCTCTTATCATAAATGGGCAGCTATCGCTTGTTTGCAACACGTCCAAAATGTAGGCGAAGAATTTTACAGTAAAGAAGGAGCAAACTCTTTTGCTTCTATTCAAGAAACAACTGAGCATGTCTTAGGCGTGGAAAAACTATGGCTACTCCGAATGTCGGGCGTCACGAACCCAACGTTCGAACATTTTGATGTTGAAACAACAGCAAAAGCAATTGAAGCGTATGTGTTGTTGCATGAAGAAATGGAAAGGTTTTTCTCATCCCGCACGGATCAGCAGTGGGAAGAGACACTTCATTACCGGAATATGCGCGGAGATAAATTTTCTACGACAAGAGAAGAAATGTTGTTCACTTTTGTTAACCATGCAAGCTATCATAGAGGACAGGTTACATCTTTGCTTCGACAATTTGGCAAAGAAGGAATCGCACTCGATTATATTTATTTCCAAAAAGAAAACCGCTGA
- a CDS encoding pseudouridine-5'-phosphate glycosidase, with translation MNTMISYSTEVQQALEGKKPIVALESTIISHGMPYPQNVETARIVEQIIRDNGAVPATIAIMDGKIKIGLSEEELELLGNTPGVSKVSRRDIGQIIATNQIGATTVAATMICAELAGIRVFATGGIGGVHRGAETTMDISADLEELSQTGVAVVCAGAKSILDIGLTMEYLETKGVPVIGYQTDVMPAFYTRSSNFELTFRTDNADELAKVLKAKWDLGIDGGAVIANPIPAEHALEESFINDIIAQAMAEATDNGISGKEVTPFLLGKVKELTEGKSLVANIELVKHNAKVGAELAVAYNKL, from the coding sequence ATGAACACAATGATTTCGTATTCAACAGAAGTACAACAGGCACTAGAGGGCAAAAAACCAATCGTAGCGCTCGAGTCAACTATTATTTCACATGGTATGCCTTATCCACAAAACGTCGAAACAGCTCGTATCGTCGAGCAAATTATCCGTGATAACGGTGCAGTTCCAGCAACTATCGCAATAATGGACGGCAAAATTAAAATCGGTTTGTCTGAAGAAGAATTAGAATTACTTGGGAACACGCCAGGTGTTTCTAAAGTTTCGAGAAGAGACATCGGTCAAATAATCGCAACAAATCAAATTGGAGCAACAACTGTAGCAGCAACGATGATCTGCGCAGAACTTGCGGGCATTCGTGTTTTTGCTACGGGTGGTATTGGTGGAGTACACAGAGGTGCAGAAACAACGATGGACATTTCAGCAGATTTGGAAGAACTCTCTCAGACGGGAGTGGCTGTTGTATGTGCAGGAGCAAAATCAATTTTGGATATTGGGTTAACAATGGAATACCTTGAAACAAAAGGTGTTCCCGTTATCGGCTACCAAACTGATGTAATGCCAGCATTCTACACGCGTTCTAGTAATTTTGAGTTAACGTTCCGTACAGACAACGCAGATGAGTTGGCAAAAGTACTAAAAGCAAAATGGGATTTAGGCATTGATGGCGGAGCAGTTATCGCAAATCCAATTCCAGCAGAGCATGCGCTAGAAGAATCGTTCATTAACGACATTATTGCACAGGCAATGGCTGAGGCAACTGACAATGGCATTTCTGGGAAAGAAGTTACGCCTTTCCTGTTAGGTAAAGTAAAAGAATTAACAGAAGGCAAAAGTTTAGTGGCCAATATTGAGTTAGTGAAGCATAATGCAAAAGTTGGAGCAGAACTCGCCGTAGCTTATAACAAACTTTAA
- a CDS encoding tryptophan-rich sensory protein, whose protein sequence is MIRVLLMTIAFIAVIVMNTLANTLPLNGQTTGEVSNRLLVLFTPAGYVFSIWSIIYLLLAVWIIAFWVRLRKGQTPSYTLALMFILSCVFNISWLLLWHYEFFATSIVAMLGYLIALIILYLQYANSEKSFTERLPISINMGWISVATIANISFVLTYYNWNGWGLSDQLWTVIMLTVATALALHIRFHHMDIPYAAVFIWAFIGIAIKHGTGEMLVTTASLFLSGVILTGILLIKKRNPIN, encoded by the coding sequence ATGATCCGTGTTTTACTGATGACAATTGCATTTATTGCTGTAATTGTGATGAATACTTTAGCAAACACCTTGCCATTAAATGGCCAAACAACAGGTGAAGTGTCTAATCGACTATTGGTTCTGTTCACACCTGCCGGTTACGTATTTTCAATTTGGAGCATTATATACCTTTTGCTAGCTGTCTGGATTATTGCTTTTTGGGTCCGCTTACGAAAAGGACAGACCCCTTCTTACACGTTGGCATTGATGTTCATATTAAGTTGCGTGTTCAATATTAGTTGGCTGCTATTATGGCATTATGAGTTTTTCGCCACATCAATCGTTGCCATGCTTGGCTACCTAATTGCCTTAATCATCCTTTACTTGCAATATGCAAATTCAGAAAAATCATTTACTGAGCGCTTACCCATTTCGATTAATATGGGTTGGATCAGTGTAGCAACTATTGCCAATATCAGTTTCGTTCTAACTTATTATAATTGGAATGGATGGGGACTGAGTGATCAATTGTGGACTGTGATTATGTTGACCGTTGCCACTGCACTTGCTTTGCACATCCGTTTTCATCATATGGACATTCCTTATGCCGCTGTTTTTATTTGGGCCTTTATCGGAATTGCGATCAAACACGGAACTGGAGAAATGCTTGTAACTACTGCCTCTCTATTCTTAAGTGGCGTAATACTGACAGGTATTTTGCTTATTAAAAAAAGAAACCCAATAAATTAA
- a CDS encoding aminopeptidase has product MTSFNEKLARYAELAIKVGVNIQPGQQLYIAASIDSAPFVRLLAQKAYETGAKQVHVDWSDDAITRLRFELAPEDSFSQFPSWKVQEREQLAEQGAAFISVVSQSPDLLAGIDSKRIADSQKATGQALSKYRQYVQSDKISWVVLAAPSSDWAAKVFPELSKEQQVDALWDAIFKAVRADLDQPIEAWAEHNRLLHTKVHYLNDKKYAKLHYTSPKTDLEVALPKGHLWCGAGSVNEKGDTFMANMPTEEVFTVPYKTGVNGYVSSTKPLSYGGNIIDDFKITFKDGKIVDATAAQGEDVLKQLIATDEGSHFLGEVALVPHHSPISDSNILFYNTLFDENASNHFAIGSAYAFCLEGGKTMSQEELLENGLNQSITHVDFMIGSSEMDIDGILEDGSREPIFRGGNWAF; this is encoded by the coding sequence TTGACGTCTTTTAATGAGAAATTAGCCCGCTATGCTGAACTAGCTATAAAAGTGGGAGTAAATATTCAACCTGGTCAACAACTTTATATCGCTGCTTCTATCGACTCTGCGCCTTTTGTTCGACTGCTTGCACAAAAAGCTTATGAAACCGGTGCCAAACAAGTGCACGTCGATTGGTCTGATGATGCTATTACACGTTTACGCTTTGAATTAGCACCAGAAGATTCGTTTTCACAATTTCCTTCTTGGAAAGTTCAAGAGCGTGAACAATTAGCAGAGCAAGGGGCTGCTTTTATCAGTGTCGTGTCTCAAAGTCCAGATTTATTAGCTGGAATCGATTCAAAACGGATTGCCGATTCACAAAAAGCGACGGGACAGGCATTGAGCAAGTATCGTCAATATGTGCAATCTGACAAAATTAGTTGGGTAGTTCTTGCAGCCCCTTCCTCCGATTGGGCAGCGAAAGTATTTCCTGAATTGTCAAAAGAGCAGCAAGTTGACGCGTTATGGGATGCCATTTTCAAAGCTGTTCGTGCAGACTTGGATCAACCCATCGAGGCATGGGCAGAACATAACCGCTTATTGCATACAAAAGTTCATTACTTGAACGATAAAAAGTATGCGAAACTACATTACACCTCACCTAAAACTGATTTAGAAGTTGCACTTCCAAAAGGTCATTTGTGGTGTGGAGCTGGATCGGTTAACGAAAAAGGCGATACTTTTATGGCCAATATGCCAACTGAAGAAGTGTTCACCGTGCCGTATAAAACAGGGGTAAATGGCTATGTTTCGAGTACGAAGCCTTTAAGCTATGGGGGAAATATTATTGACGACTTTAAAATAACATTTAAAGACGGGAAAATTGTCGATGCTACAGCTGCACAAGGTGAAGATGTACTGAAACAACTAATTGCTACCGATGAAGGTTCACACTTCCTAGGAGAAGTGGCACTAGTTCCCCATCATTCGCCGATTTCGGATTCGAATATATTATTCTATAATACGCTGTTCGATGAAAATGCTTCGAATCACTTCGCCATTGGTAGTGCATATGCATTTTGCCTCGAAGGTGGGAAAACAATGTCACAAGAAGAATTATTGGAAAATGGCTTGAACCAAAGCATCACACATGTGGACTTCATGATAGGTTCTTCTGAAATGGATATTGATGGAATTTTAGAAGATGGTTCGCGTGAACCGATTTTCCGTGGAGGCAACTGGGCTTTTTAA
- a CDS encoding carbohydrate kinase, protein MNQKEMEVLELIRRNPYLSQQEMAEKLNMSRPSLANFISSLMRQGKILGRAYVLPEEKTVICIGGANVDRKFLMQQPAQMGTSNPASVSGSVGGVARNVAENLGRLGNSVKLLSIVGNDPEWELIEAASSSFMSTELTKAVEGLSTGTYTAILEPDGEMILAMADMKIYDFMTPSYLSKNESALLSATFLIMDLNCPRDTVEYVRKLALANSISLAVIPVSAPKMNHLSDDLSGVSWLILNRDEASKYLHISIESTEEWYQAAQQIVDRGAESVVITGGKDGAIAGNSTGTKHYSSIPVEHVADVTGAGDAFSSAIVHSILGNQDLDGAIRAGMVNAAKTLESNMTVRNELTAIQLQKELEEIQ, encoded by the coding sequence ATGAATCAGAAAGAAATGGAAGTTTTAGAATTGATCCGCCGAAATCCGTACCTGTCCCAACAAGAAATGGCGGAAAAGTTAAACATGTCTAGACCTTCGCTAGCCAATTTCATCTCGAGCCTAATGAGACAAGGTAAAATTTTAGGACGCGCCTATGTATTACCAGAAGAAAAAACAGTCATTTGTATTGGGGGGGCGAATGTTGATAGGAAATTCCTAATGCAGCAGCCTGCACAGATGGGCACTTCAAACCCAGCATCTGTTTCTGGCAGTGTTGGGGGAGTTGCGAGAAATGTTGCTGAAAATTTGGGACGATTAGGCAATTCGGTAAAGTTATTGTCCATTGTTGGAAATGATCCAGAGTGGGAGTTAATCGAAGCAGCATCAAGTTCGTTTATGTCTACAGAACTTACCAAAGCGGTCGAAGGCCTTTCAACTGGAACCTACACAGCGATTTTAGAACCTGATGGTGAAATGATATTAGCAATGGCAGATATGAAAATATATGATTTTATGACACCAAGCTATCTTTCGAAAAATGAAAGTGCTTTACTGTCTGCAACCTTTCTTATAATGGATTTAAACTGTCCACGTGACACGGTAGAATATGTACGAAAACTTGCTTTAGCTAACAGCATTTCATTGGCGGTTATTCCGGTATCGGCTCCAAAGATGAATCATTTGAGTGATGATTTATCTGGGGTTAGTTGGCTAATTTTAAATCGCGATGAAGCAAGTAAATATTTGCACATATCCATAGAGTCAACCGAAGAGTGGTATCAGGCCGCTCAACAAATTGTAGATCGAGGAGCAGAGTCAGTGGTGATTACAGGTGGAAAAGACGGCGCTATAGCTGGAAATTCCACAGGTACTAAACACTATTCTTCAATACCAGTCGAACATGTAGCCGACGTGACAGGTGCTGGGGATGCATTTTCAAGTGCAATCGTCCATAGCATATTAGGTAACCAAGATTTAGACGGAGCGATTCGTGCGGGGATGGTAAATGCGGCAAAAACGTTAGAAAGCAACATGACTGTCCGTAATGAATTAACAGCGATACAACTACAAAAAGAACTGGAGGAAATACAATGA
- a CDS encoding GNAT family N-acetyltransferase translates to MNLLFEGQTCYLRSLTVEDAEEMVHLLLRNRGYWSVYEPSHRDSYFTPAVQREKIRESIYQARENREYSVGIFEHKTNKLIGHISVYSVKRMPFLSALVGYSIDEKYVGKGIATEAVKLMTIFGFEQLRLHRIEAYVSPDNVGSIRVLEKTGFRQEGLLKQFLYINGEWKDHYYYALIEQEF, encoded by the coding sequence ATGAACTTGCTTTTTGAAGGACAGACTTGTTATTTGCGGAGCTTAACAGTTGAAGATGCTGAAGAAATGGTGCACTTGCTCTTGCGAAATCGGGGGTATTGGTCTGTTTACGAACCAAGCCACCGTGATAGCTATTTTACACCAGCCGTTCAACGGGAAAAAATTCGAGAGTCAATTTATCAAGCGAGAGAAAACCGGGAATACAGTGTAGGAATTTTTGAACATAAGACAAACAAATTAATCGGTCATATATCTGTTTATAGCGTCAAACGGATGCCTTTTTTAAGCGCCTTAGTTGGTTACTCGATTGATGAAAAATATGTAGGTAAAGGAATTGCTACGGAAGCAGTAAAGTTAATGACTATCTTTGGTTTCGAACAATTGCGCCTTCACCGAATCGAAGCATATGTCTCTCCTGATAATGTTGGGTCGATTCGAGTGTTAGAAAAAACTGGATTTCGTCAGGAAGGCTTACTAAAGCAATTTCTTTATATCAATGGCGAATGGAAAGATCATTACTATTATGCCTTGATCGAGCAAGAGTTTTGA
- a CDS encoding M3 family oligoendopeptidase → MTVKYPETWDLDTLFSGGSESQELRLHMNQAVTMLTEFEKLVQKFKGPTGKEDAENVYDLLEKMSEVMRHLSQSGAFIGCLMAQNTQDKKAGILESEAASLSARFQNSFQKIQQDLTKTEDAVWNELLNEDLLRKFTFILNEWREEAKQLLSEKEESMITALSTDGYHGWSQLYDMLVGEIKVTVTVDGETKLLSVGQANNLSSHKDSAVRKESYEKLEEAWTEKEEFFAKTLNSIGGFRLEIYKKRGWENVLQEPLHINRMKQETLDAMWGAISKNKQPFVDYLTKKAELLGKDGLDWYDVDAPVTESTQQFSYQEGAEFILKQFGKFGPELEYFAKQAFEKGWIEAENRPNKRPGGFCTGLPLSEESRIFMTYSGSMSNVATLAHELGHAFHSYALRPVHSLNRSYAMNVAETASTFAEMIVADAAVKNAQSKEEKIALLEDKVQRSVAFFMNIHSRFLFETRFYEERKKGVVPAARLNELMEQAQQEGFAGGLSSTHPHFWASKLHFYITQVPFYNFPYTFGYLFSLSVYAKALEAGSSFEEKYMALLRDTAVMSAEDLAMKHLGEDITQQAFWEKGIALCIQDAKEFISLTSAEA, encoded by the coding sequence ATGACAGTGAAATATCCGGAAACATGGGATTTGGATACGCTGTTTTCAGGCGGCAGCGAATCTCAAGAATTGCGGTTACATATGAACCAAGCAGTAACAATGCTTACGGAATTTGAAAAACTTGTTCAAAAATTTAAAGGGCCAACTGGAAAAGAAGATGCTGAAAATGTATACGATTTGTTAGAAAAAATGAGTGAAGTAATGAGGCACTTAAGCCAGTCAGGGGCTTTTATTGGCTGTTTAATGGCACAAAATACACAAGATAAAAAAGCGGGGATTTTAGAAAGTGAAGCAGCTTCACTTTCGGCTCGTTTCCAAAATTCTTTTCAGAAAATCCAACAAGATTTAACAAAGACAGAAGACGCGGTATGGAATGAGCTATTGAATGAAGATCTTTTACGTAAATTCACATTTATCTTGAATGAATGGCGGGAAGAAGCAAAACAATTACTTTCAGAAAAAGAAGAAAGTATGATTACAGCTTTAAGTACGGATGGGTATCATGGGTGGAGCCAATTATACGATATGCTCGTAGGCGAAATTAAGGTCACAGTAACGGTTGATGGAGAAACGAAATTATTATCCGTAGGACAAGCAAACAACTTAAGTTCTCATAAAGATTCGGCTGTACGCAAAGAATCGTATGAAAAGCTAGAAGAAGCTTGGACCGAAAAGGAAGAGTTTTTTGCAAAAACGCTAAATTCAATTGGAGGATTCCGCCTCGAAATTTACAAAAAACGTGGATGGGAAAATGTATTGCAAGAGCCGTTGCATATTAATCGCATGAAACAAGAAACATTAGATGCAATGTGGGGAGCAATTAGTAAAAACAAACAACCTTTTGTTGATTATTTAACCAAAAAAGCAGAATTACTAGGCAAAGATGGATTGGATTGGTATGACGTAGATGCACCGGTAACAGAAAGTACACAGCAATTCTCTTATCAAGAAGGAGCAGAATTTATCTTAAAGCAATTCGGTAAATTTGGTCCTGAATTAGAGTATTTTGCAAAACAAGCGTTTGAAAAAGGATGGATTGAAGCTGAAAATCGTCCGAACAAACGACCGGGTGGATTTTGTACAGGTTTGCCATTAAGTGAAGAGTCTCGTATTTTTATGACATATAGCGGCTCCATGTCGAATGTGGCAACACTCGCACACGAATTAGGACATGCATTCCATTCTTATGCATTGCGACCTGTTCATTCATTAAATCGGTCCTACGCAATGAACGTAGCAGAAACTGCTTCTACGTTTGCTGAAATGATTGTTGCAGATGCGGCAGTGAAAAATGCACAGTCTAAAGAAGAAAAAATCGCTTTACTAGAAGATAAAGTTCAACGAAGCGTCGCATTTTTCATGAATATTCATTCCCGTTTCCTTTTTGAAACACGATTTTATGAAGAACGTAAAAAAGGGGTCGTTCCTGCAGCTCGTCTAAATGAATTAATGGAACAAGCTCAACAAGAAGGATTTGCTGGGGGCTTGTCTTCAACGCATCCGCATTTCTGGGCATCTAAACTTCATTTTTATATTACGCAAGTACCATTTTATAATTTCCCGTATACGTTCGGATACTTATTCTCTTTGAGTGTATACGCAAAAGCTTTAGAAGCAGGAAGTAGCTTTGAAGAAAAGTATATGGCTTTGCTTCGTGATACAGCAGTAATGTCTGCAGAAGATTTGGCGATGAAACATTTGGGGGAAGATATTACACAACAGGCGTTTTGGGAAAAAGGAATCGCTTTGTGTATCCAAGATGCCAAAGAATTCATTTCACTGACATCTGCTGAGGCTTAA
- a CDS encoding beta-class carbonic anhydrase, with translation MALLDQILEYNEEFVKEKKYEEYMTTKFPDKKVVILTCMDTRLVEMLPKAMNFKNGDVKIVKSAGAVINHPFGGIMRSLIVAVYELNADEIYIIGHHDCGMSAIKPNEILEKMKLRGIDEKTIEMMEYSGVDLEGWLRGFDEVTESVAHSVNMVRHHPLLDKNVPVHGLVIDPTTGKLDIVVNGNENR, from the coding sequence ATGGCTTTACTAGACCAAATTTTAGAGTACAACGAAGAGTTCGTGAAAGAAAAAAAGTATGAGGAATACATGACTACTAAATTTCCGGATAAGAAAGTTGTTATTTTAACTTGTATGGATACGCGACTTGTTGAAATGTTGCCAAAAGCAATGAATTTTAAAAATGGTGATGTAAAAATTGTTAAAAGTGCTGGAGCTGTCATTAATCATCCTTTTGGTGGCATCATGCGTAGCCTAATTGTCGCGGTGTACGAATTAAATGCAGATGAAATTTACATTATTGGACACCACGACTGTGGGATGTCCGCAATTAAACCTAATGAAATTCTTGAAAAGATGAAATTACGAGGAATTGACGAAAAGACCATTGAGATGATGGAATATTCTGGAGTAGACTTAGAAGGTTGGCTTCGCGGCTTTGATGAAGTAACGGAAAGTGTTGCGCATAGTGTTAATATGGTGCGCCATCATCCATTGTTAGACAAAAATGTTCCTGTGCATGGGCTAGTTATTGACCCAACAACAGGTAAATTAGATATTGTTGTAAATGGCAATGAAAACCGCTGA
- a CDS encoding FAD-dependent oxidoreductase — MKTDVFIGGGGIGGLTLALKLAQRGTQVILAERMAVKAPTYKGELLQPKSMQIFDELGIYEQICDRSNEIKVLDMLELSSSLQVKDQSFMDYNVLPGKYNAAYMMHHEELKAVILNAACKYNNFHYLKGTACKGYGDKTAILQKGTEKFEVEAKFFFGAEGRSSVTRKAMEVEVKQTTYNHHFLTVTFPRAKDFTDGKIISTYNRFLGLFPLPDDQVRSVYLIPPGDYKQLKEKPISHFHKLYTDLAPVVDGYVQQLSDWKKIQLMIPVMYHANSYVKGNKAIIGDACHAVHPMAGEGMNMAIQDADILGELTADMFEQKKIHPSNLKWYEHVRYKRADHVIQLSHLAALAYSFPFKPVSYIRQRTFERMEEDPILHFKQMLNVSGLGMWKENVRDRFIQGGIMPVRMKDLPKDRKELKYYTPEDDYPWKTEGLI, encoded by the coding sequence ATGAAAACAGATGTATTCATTGGCGGAGGCGGAATTGGTGGATTGACGCTTGCTTTGAAATTGGCACAACGAGGCACCCAAGTAATTCTTGCCGAGCGAATGGCTGTAAAGGCACCCACCTATAAAGGGGAGCTATTACAACCAAAAAGCATGCAGATCTTTGATGAACTTGGAATTTATGAGCAAATATGTGATCGGTCAAACGAAATTAAAGTATTAGATATGCTTGAACTTTCTAGCTCTTTGCAAGTAAAAGACCAATCATTCATGGATTACAACGTCTTACCCGGTAAATACAATGCAGCGTATATGATGCATCACGAAGAGTTAAAAGCGGTTATATTAAATGCTGCATGTAAATATAATAATTTTCACTATTTAAAAGGGACTGCCTGTAAAGGGTACGGAGATAAAACAGCTATCCTCCAAAAAGGAACAGAGAAATTTGAAGTGGAAGCCAAATTCTTTTTTGGCGCAGAAGGGCGTTCATCGGTTACCCGAAAAGCGATGGAGGTAGAAGTAAAACAAACCACGTACAATCATCACTTTTTAACAGTTACTTTTCCGCGAGCGAAGGATTTTACAGATGGCAAAATTATTTCTACATATAATCGGTTTTTAGGTCTTTTTCCGCTACCAGATGATCAAGTTCGCAGTGTGTATTTGATCCCTCCAGGCGATTACAAACAGTTAAAAGAAAAGCCAATTAGTCATTTTCATAAACTTTATACAGACTTAGCACCTGTCGTAGATGGTTATGTTCAACAATTAAGCGATTGGAAAAAAATTCAATTGATGATTCCTGTCATGTATCATGCAAATTCTTATGTTAAAGGCAATAAAGCAATTATTGGAGACGCCTGCCACGCTGTTCATCCAATGGCAGGAGAAGGGATGAACATGGCAATACAAGACGCCGATATTTTAGGGGAATTAACAGCAGACATGTTCGAACAGAAAAAAATTCATCCAAGCAATTTAAAATGGTATGAACATGTTCGTTATAAACGCGCTGATCATGTGATTCAATTGAGTCATTTAGCAGCTCTAGCCTATTCGTTTCCATTTAAACCGGTGAGCTATATACGCCAGCGAACATTTGAACGTATGGAAGAAGATCCCATTCTCCACTTTAAGCAAATGTTGAATGTGTCGGGTCTTGGCATGTGGAAAGAAAATGTTCGTGATCGATTTATACAAGGTGGCATTATGCCTGTACGTATGAAGGATTTGCCGAAAGATCGAAAAGAATTAAAGTACTATACACCGGAAGATGATTATCCATGGAAAACGGAGGGACTCATATGA